From a single Bacillus pumilus genomic region:
- a CDS encoding PTS transporter subunit EIIC, which yields MSHQKKYQQLAKEILSLCGGSENISSHTHCMTRLRITPIDNEQVHIQAIKELDGVIGVVEAETLQIILGTGVVNQVSSAFEQLLNASGSYDLNNEAQKNKQAISQKNRTPFKLFLRRIASIFIPIIPALVASGLITGITKAIVQAGWLDDKSQAAIILTVIGSGLFAYLGILVGTNAAKEFGGSPALGALAGILIINPASADIMLFGTNILPGRGGLIGVLLAAIFMALVETRIRRFVPQSLDIIVTPTITLLITGIFTYIVFMPVGGFISDAITSGLTYLLNMGGIFAGFVLGATFLPLVVTGLHQGLTPIHMELINSIGDDPLLPILAMGGAGQVGAAFAIYMKTKKKKLKRAIAGGLPSGMLGIGEPLIFGVTLPLGRPFLTACLGAGIGGAFQAYFQIATKAIGVSGLPLTFIVHAHQMLLYLIGLFIAYVAGFIFTYLFGFHDDMAVEFEEK from the coding sequence ATGAGTCATCAAAAGAAATATCAGCAGTTGGCGAAAGAGATCCTTTCACTCTGTGGTGGTTCTGAAAACATCTCATCCCATACACATTGTATGACACGTCTCCGAATTACGCCGATTGACAATGAACAAGTTCACATCCAAGCAATCAAAGAACTCGATGGCGTCATTGGTGTCGTAGAGGCAGAAACGCTTCAAATCATTTTAGGTACTGGTGTTGTCAACCAAGTATCAAGTGCGTTTGAACAGCTCTTGAATGCCTCTGGCTCTTATGATTTAAACAACGAAGCACAAAAAAACAAGCAAGCCATTTCACAAAAGAACCGTACACCATTCAAGCTGTTCTTACGACGAATTGCCAGCATTTTCATCCCCATCATTCCAGCACTCGTTGCATCCGGTCTGATTACAGGGATTACAAAAGCAATCGTGCAAGCAGGATGGCTCGACGATAAATCACAAGCAGCGATCATCTTAACCGTTATTGGTTCAGGTTTGTTCGCATATCTCGGTATATTAGTCGGAACCAATGCCGCAAAAGAGTTTGGAGGCTCTCCTGCATTAGGCGCTTTAGCTGGTATCCTCATTATTAACCCAGCCTCCGCAGATATTATGTTATTTGGCACAAATATTCTACCAGGCAGAGGCGGGCTCATCGGTGTTCTTCTAGCTGCCATCTTTATGGCGCTTGTTGAAACCCGAATCAGACGCTTTGTCCCGCAATCACTTGATATCATCGTCACACCAACCATCACACTACTCATTACAGGCATTTTTACGTACATTGTCTTCATGCCAGTCGGCGGATTTATATCGGATGCCATTACCTCAGGACTAACTTATCTATTAAACATGGGCGGAATCTTCGCTGGATTTGTTCTTGGCGCGACCTTCCTTCCACTTGTTGTAACAGGACTTCACCAAGGTCTGACACCCATTCATATGGAACTCATTAATTCAATTGGAGATGACCCACTTCTCCCAATTCTCGCCATGGGCGGTGCAGGACAGGTCGGCGCTGCATTCGCTATTTATATGAAAACAAAAAAGAAAAAGCTAAAAAGAGCCATTGCAGGTGGACTTCCTTCTGGGATGCTTGGCATTGGTGAACCACTCATTTTTGGTGTCACACTCCCGCTGGGACGACCATTTCTTACCGCTTGTCTTGGCGCTGGAATCGGCGGCGCATTTCAAGCCTACTTCCAAATTGCGACGAAGGCGATTGGTGTATCAGGTCTCCCATTAACCTTTATCGTTCACGCACATCAAATGCTTCTTTACTTAATTGGACTATTTATTGCATATGTCGCTGGATTTATTTTCACATACTTATTTGGTTTTCATGATGATATGGCTGTTGAATTTGAGGAAAAATAA
- a CDS encoding MurR/RpiR family transcriptional regulator, whose protein sequence is MSAGGLTLLHTMKTKLPQSEKIIADYILAHPDKVIKSTVHEISQAAGASSSAVIRLCKSLGLDGYHDLKMRIAGDLIHDDKQGYRDIEQDEPLQSIIQKTAGNSIQSIKDTASILNAEALEKAVQLLLHANQIHFIGVGASGIVAADAQQKFLRINYAATAFTDMHIASTVIANAGKNDIVFGISFSGETLDIIQALQLAKDNGVKTIALTHPGHTSVSALCDVHLSTSGSNEAPFRSAATSSRMAQLYLIDVLFLSLASRQYEETAQYIDKTRHAIRSMKRKSKGDST, encoded by the coding sequence ATGTCAGCAGGTGGACTTACCCTACTACACACAATGAAAACAAAGCTCCCCCAATCTGAAAAAATCATTGCAGACTATATCCTTGCCCATCCTGACAAAGTCATTAAAAGCACTGTACACGAGATCAGTCAGGCAGCCGGTGCAAGCAGCTCTGCAGTCATCCGCCTTTGTAAATCTCTCGGACTAGATGGCTATCACGATTTAAAAATGCGGATCGCCGGAGACTTGATACACGACGATAAACAAGGCTACCGTGATATCGAACAAGATGAACCACTTCAATCCATTATTCAAAAAACAGCAGGAAACTCAATCCAATCGATTAAGGATACTGCCTCTATTTTAAATGCCGAAGCATTAGAAAAGGCTGTTCAATTACTGCTGCATGCAAACCAAATCCATTTTATTGGTGTCGGTGCATCTGGCATCGTCGCAGCGGATGCTCAGCAGAAATTTCTCAGAATCAATTATGCAGCAACAGCCTTCACTGACATGCACATCGCATCCACAGTCATTGCAAATGCAGGAAAGAATGACATCGTGTTCGGTATATCCTTTTCAGGAGAAACGTTAGACATCATTCAAGCCCTTCAGCTCGCAAAAGACAATGGAGTGAAAACCATCGCCTTAACGCATCCGGGTCATACAAGCGTTTCTGCCTTATGTGACGTTCACCTATCGACATCCGGTTCCAATGAAGCACCTTTTCGCAGTGCGGCCACTTCCTCTAGAATGGCACAGCTCTACTTAATTGATGTCTTGTTCCTCAGTTTAGCTTCCCGTCAATATGAAGAAACAGCGCAATATATTGACAAGACAAGACATGCCATCCGCTCCATGAAACGAAAATCAAAGGGGGATTCAACATGA
- the murQ gene encoding N-acetylmuramic acid 6-phosphate etherase — MQPSQLRSLTTESRNPNTTGISQADPLEILQMINEEDMKVAQAVNRVLPHVKTASDFAYQSISNGGRLVYLGAGTSGRIGVMDAVECPPTYSVSPDVIVGIMAGGDSAFSHAAEDVEDSEEAGKQDLVHIHLTSNDTVVGIAASGRTPYIIGALNYAKSIGAKTVALSCNEQAEISELADCAIEVIVGPEAITGSTRMKAASAHKMILNMLSTSVMIRQGKVYENLMVDVKVSNHKLKERAITIIQHVTNASYEQAVKALEAAGLEVKTAIVMLQTNTDNKTAKDLLNKANGHIDKAISRHPS; from the coding sequence ATGCAGCCATCTCAACTGCGTTCTTTAACAACAGAATCAAGAAATCCTAACACAACGGGAATATCACAAGCAGACCCGCTCGAAATACTTCAGATGATCAATGAAGAAGATATGAAGGTCGCTCAAGCAGTCAACCGTGTCCTACCACATGTCAAAACAGCTAGTGACTTCGCCTATCAATCCATCTCAAATGGAGGCAGACTCGTTTATTTAGGTGCCGGGACAAGCGGCAGAATTGGCGTGATGGATGCTGTTGAATGTCCCCCTACCTATAGCGTCTCACCTGATGTCATAGTAGGCATTATGGCAGGCGGTGATTCCGCTTTTTCACATGCTGCCGAAGATGTAGAAGACAGTGAAGAAGCAGGCAAACAGGATTTAGTACACATTCACCTGACATCAAATGACACAGTCGTCGGTATCGCCGCCAGCGGTAGGACACCCTACATCATCGGCGCTTTAAACTACGCTAAATCCATCGGTGCAAAAACAGTAGCCCTTAGCTGCAATGAACAAGCAGAAATTAGTGAACTAGCAGACTGCGCCATTGAAGTCATCGTAGGACCAGAAGCCATCACTGGGTCAACACGAATGAAAGCCGCATCCGCTCATAAAATGATTTTAAATATGCTTTCTACCTCTGTCATGATCAGACAAGGGAAAGTATATGAAAACCTGATGGTTGATGTAAAAGTTAGCAACCATAAACTAAAAGAACGCGCCATCACCATCATTCAACATGTGACAAACGCTTCCTATGAACAAGCTGTGAAGGCCCTTGAAGCAGCAGGTTTAGAAGTCAAAACTGCCATCGTCATGCTCCAAACAAACACAGACAATAAAACAGCCAAGGATTTACTTAACAAAGCGAATGGCCATATCGACAAAGCCATCTCACGTCATCCATCCTAA
- the rocF gene encoding arginase, which produces MGDQKKVTIVGVPMDLGQMRRGVDMGPSAIRCAGVKEKLESLSFNVEDLGDIPVEQRDDEKGLHTSEKLKNLTENAGANQLLAEKVDGIVQSGSFPLILGGDHSIAIGTLAGVAKHYENFGVIWYDAHGDLNTEETSPSGNIHGMPLAVSLGLGHADLTNIGGYSPKLKPENVVLIGARSLDEGERALIREKGIKVYTMHEIDRLGMTRVMEEAIAYLKERTDGVHLSLDLDGLDPAECPGVGTPVAGGISYRESHLAMELLEEAGILTSAEFVEVNPVLDEKNKTAEAAVALIGSLMGEKLL; this is translated from the coding sequence ATGGGAGATCAAAAGAAGGTCACGATTGTCGGGGTCCCGATGGATTTGGGTCAAATGAGAAGGGGCGTCGATATGGGACCGAGTGCGATTCGGTGTGCAGGTGTAAAAGAAAAATTGGAATCGCTTTCATTTAATGTGGAGGATCTCGGGGATATTCCAGTTGAGCAAAGAGATGATGAGAAAGGTTTACATACAAGTGAAAAGCTAAAAAATTTAACGGAAAATGCGGGGGCGAATCAGCTGCTCGCCGAGAAGGTTGACGGCATTGTGCAATCAGGCTCGTTTCCGCTCATTTTAGGTGGTGATCATAGTATTGCCATTGGCACACTTGCGGGGGTAGCTAAGCATTATGAGAACTTCGGTGTCATTTGGTATGATGCACATGGTGATTTAAATACAGAGGAAACTTCTCCTTCTGGAAATATACATGGCATGCCGCTTGCAGTCAGTCTGGGCCTTGGGCATGCTGATTTAACGAACATTGGCGGTTATTCTCCTAAATTGAAGCCTGAAAATGTCGTTTTAATTGGTGCTCGATCTTTAGATGAAGGAGAGCGGGCATTAATTAGAGAGAAAGGTATAAAAGTGTATACGATGCATGAAATCGATCGTTTAGGAATGACGAGGGTGATGGAGGAAGCCATTGCCTATTTAAAAGAAAGAACAGATGGTGTTCACCTGTCGCTTGATTTAGATGGATTAGATCCAGCGGAGTGCCCTGGTGTAGGAACCCCGGTGGCGGGCGGCATCAGTTACCGGGAGAGTCATCTGGCAATGGAGCTTTTAGAGGAAGCGGGAATTTTGACTTCAGCTGAATTTGTTGAGGTAAATCCGGTGTTAGACGAGAAAAATAAAACAGCCGAAGCAGCTGTTGCATTGATTGGTTCATTAATGGGCGAAAAGCTATTGTAG
- the sigW gene encoding RNA polymerase sigma factor SigW — MDTMIKKRIKQVKKGDQNAFADIVDLYKDKIYQLCYRMLGNAHEAEDIAQEAFIRAYVNIESFDVNRKFSTWLYRIATNLTIDRIRKKKPDYYLDAEVAGTEGLNMYSQIAADGILPEDEVVSLELSSTIQQKILRLPDKYRSVIVLKYIDELSLKEISEILNIPVGTVKTRIHRGREALRKQLRDL, encoded by the coding sequence ATGGACACAATGATTAAAAAGAGAATTAAGCAAGTGAAAAAAGGCGACCAAAACGCATTTGCAGACATCGTAGACCTGTATAAAGACAAAATTTATCAGCTGTGCTACCGTATGCTTGGGAATGCACACGAAGCTGAAGATATTGCGCAGGAGGCGTTTATTCGTGCCTATGTCAATATTGAGAGCTTTGATGTGAATCGTAAGTTTTCCACGTGGCTGTACCGCATTGCAACCAACCTGACCATCGACCGTATTCGCAAAAAAAAGCCGGATTATTATTTAGATGCAGAGGTGGCAGGAACAGAAGGGCTGAATATGTATTCTCAAATTGCTGCTGACGGCATTTTGCCAGAGGATGAGGTGGTGTCTCTTGAATTATCGAGTACCATTCAGCAAAAAATTTTAAGATTACCCGATAAATATCGATCGGTCATCGTATTAAAGTATATTGATGAACTCTCGTTAAAAGAAATTAGTGAGATTCTGAATATACCAGTTGGTACGGTGAAAACGAGAATACACAGGGGTAGAGAGGCTCTCCGGAAACAGTTGAGAGACCTTTGA
- the rsiW gene encoding anti-sigma-W factor RsiW: MSCQEKIVLLMHQYLDGDIEPQDEKELKSHLQSCEECRTHFQQIEKSIALVQSTSHIEAPSDFTAKVMAGLPKEKKRVSVYRWIKAHPLMVAAALFLILMGGSLFTSWNTDHNFSVSKQPNLVVVNDTVTVPKGETVKGDVTVKNGKLIVEGKVDGNVTVVNGEQLTASAGQVTGQINEINEVFDWVWYKMKSTAQNVMRVIGPEEQK, encoded by the coding sequence ATGAGCTGTCAGGAAAAAATCGTCCTGCTTATGCATCAGTATTTAGACGGGGACATTGAGCCCCAAGACGAAAAAGAATTAAAAAGCCATCTGCAATCGTGTGAGGAGTGCCGTACTCATTTTCAACAAATTGAGAAATCCATCGCGCTTGTGCAGAGTACATCTCATATAGAAGCTCCATCTGATTTCACTGCAAAGGTGATGGCAGGTCTTCCAAAGGAGAAAAAGCGTGTGTCGGTTTACAGGTGGATTAAAGCTCATCCGCTGATGGTAGCCGCTGCCCTCTTTCTCATTTTGATGGGAGGCAGTCTGTTTACAAGCTGGAATACTGATCATAATTTCAGTGTGTCAAAGCAGCCGAATCTCGTCGTTGTAAATGATACAGTGACTGTACCTAAAGGGGAAACCGTGAAAGGTGATGTCACTGTCAAAAATGGCAAGCTGATTGTAGAAGGCAAGGTTGATGGAAATGTCACCGTCGTCAATGGGGAACAGTTGACTGCTTCTGCCGGACAAGTCACTGGTCAAATTAATGAAATTAATGAAGTGTTTGATTGGGTTTGGTACAAAATGAAGTCTACAGCACAAAACGTGATGCGGGTCATTGGGCCAGAGGAACAAAAGTAA
- the cdaA gene encoding diadenylate cyclase CdaA: protein MALGDIPFLQYLGNAVDILVVWYVIYKLMMVIRGTKAVQLLKGIVVIVLVRMGSAYLGLNTLQWLMDQAITWGFLAIIIIFQPELRRALEQLGRGRFFSRSGTPVEEQQQKTIEAITKAIKYMAKRRIGALLTIERDTGMNDYIETGIPLNAKVSSELLINIFIPNTPLHDGAVIMKRDEIAAAACYLPLSESPFISKELGTRHRAAVGISEVTDSLTVIVSEETGGISVARNGDLHRELTEEALEEMLIAEFSKNSKDASSTKWYWRGKKNG from the coding sequence ATGGCTTTAGGGGATATTCCTTTTTTGCAGTACCTCGGTAATGCTGTTGATATTCTCGTTGTTTGGTATGTGATATATAAATTAATGATGGTCATCCGCGGAACAAAAGCGGTTCAGCTTTTAAAGGGAATTGTGGTCATTGTTCTCGTCAGGATGGGAAGTGCGTATCTCGGTCTTAACACACTTCAATGGTTGATGGATCAAGCGATTACGTGGGGATTCCTTGCGATCATTATTATTTTTCAGCCAGAGCTACGGAGAGCGCTTGAGCAGCTTGGGCGCGGCCGTTTCTTCTCGAGAAGCGGGACACCTGTAGAGGAACAGCAGCAGAAAACGATCGAGGCAATTACAAAAGCAATTAAATATATGGCAAAACGTAGAATTGGTGCGCTTCTGACAATTGAGCGTGATACTGGGATGAATGATTACATAGAGACGGGAATTCCTTTGAATGCAAAGGTGAGCTCAGAGCTACTCATTAATATCTTCATTCCAAATACACCGCTTCATGACGGTGCTGTCATTATGAAGCGTGATGAGATTGCAGCTGCAGCTTGTTATTTACCGCTGTCAGAAAGTCCTTTTATCTCTAAGGAACTTGGGACGCGTCACCGAGCGGCAGTTGGAATTAGTGAAGTGACAGACAGCTTGACCGTCATCGTTTCTGAAGAGACAGGCGGCATTAGTGTCGCGAGAAATGGTGATCTCCACCGAGAGTTGACAGAAGAAGCGCTTGAAGAAATGCTGATTGCTGAATTTAGTAAGAACAGCAAAGATGCTTCCTCGACCAAATGGTATTGGAGGGGCAAGAAAAATGGATAA
- a CDS encoding CdaR family protein: MDKILNNRWAVKLLALVFALLLYGAVNSAQAPTPKKIGESFFPTSTTDEATLTDIPVKAYYDDEKYVVTGVPQTVNVTIKGSTSAVKTARQTKNFEIYADMQNLSTGTHKVELKARDVSKGLTLSINPSVTTVTIQEKTTAEFPVETEFYNQNKIKDGYSPEQPIVNPKKVTVTGSKDVIDKISVIKAFVNLEDVDQQIEKEAKLTVYDSSGNELPVEVSPSVVDITVPISSPSKKVPFKIERTGSLPDGISISSIETSPSEVTVYGSQKVLDSLDFIDGVKLDLSKIKDDTEIDADIPLPDGVKKASPEAVKIKVKVATAQEKKIDNVPISVVGLSKDLTSNFVSPSSGRLTLTAKGSKSAIDKLKASDLEAYINVGDLNEGTHEVKVQVNGPQNVTWTLSRSKVKVKLTSTDTEDQPASTNDRKDQSSDDDDQDEKSKEESKQDKAKTESSQRQRVKEDKKEDEASS; the protein is encoded by the coding sequence ATGGATAAGATTTTAAATAATCGCTGGGCCGTTAAGCTTCTTGCATTGGTCTTCGCTTTATTGCTGTATGGTGCAGTCAATTCAGCGCAAGCGCCCACGCCGAAAAAAATCGGTGAATCCTTTTTCCCAACATCGACGACAGATGAAGCAACCTTAACCGACATTCCTGTTAAAGCATATTATGATGACGAGAAGTACGTCGTCACTGGTGTGCCGCAAACAGTCAATGTGACGATTAAAGGATCAACGAGTGCTGTGAAAACAGCAAGACAAACAAAGAATTTTGAAATATACGCAGATATGCAGAATTTATCGACAGGTACACATAAAGTGGAGCTGAAGGCAAGAGATGTATCTAAGGGACTCACATTATCGATTAATCCGTCTGTTACGACTGTGACGATACAAGAAAAAACAACAGCAGAATTTCCTGTTGAAACTGAATTTTATAATCAAAATAAAATCAAAGACGGCTATTCACCAGAGCAGCCTATTGTGAATCCGAAAAAGGTTACAGTCACTGGATCAAAGGATGTTATCGACAAAATTTCTGTCATTAAAGCCTTTGTGAACTTAGAGGATGTTGATCAGCAAATTGAGAAGGAAGCGAAGCTCACTGTGTATGATAGCAGCGGGAATGAGCTGCCAGTCGAAGTGAGTCCGTCTGTGGTGGATATAACAGTACCCATCTCGAGTCCAAGCAAAAAGGTTCCGTTTAAAATTGAGCGGACGGGCAGCTTACCGGACGGAATCAGTATCTCAAGCATTGAGACAAGCCCGAGTGAAGTCACCGTGTACGGATCTCAAAAGGTGCTGGATTCACTAGATTTTATTGATGGCGTTAAGCTGGACCTAAGCAAGATCAAAGATGACACTGAGATTGATGCTGACATTCCCCTGCCAGATGGTGTGAAAAAGGCATCGCCCGAAGCAGTCAAGATCAAAGTGAAGGTTGCAACAGCTCAGGAAAAAAAGATCGATAATGTACCGATTTCTGTCGTGGGTCTGAGCAAGGATCTCACCTCTAATTTTGTGAGCCCATCTTCAGGACGGCTTACGTTAACAGCAAAAGGATCGAAAAGTGCAATTGATAAACTGAAGGCTTCAGATCTTGAAGCCTATATCAATGTGGGGGACTTGAACGAAGGAACACATGAGGTCAAAGTTCAAGTGAACGGTCCTCAAAATGTGACGTGGACATTGTCGAGATCAAAGGTCAAAGTGAAACTAACTTCTACTGATACAGAAGATCAGCCGGCGTCAACGAATGATCGGAAGGATCAATCCTCCGATGATGATGATCAGGATGAGAAGAGTAAAGAAGAATCCAAGCAAGATAAAGCAAAGACAGAATCAAGTCAAAGACAGCGGGTCAAAGAAGATAAAAAAGAGGACGAAGCGTCCTCTTGA
- the glmM gene encoding phosphoglucosamine mutase, with amino-acid sequence MGKYFGTDGVRGVANSELTPELAFKIGRFGGYVLTKDKERPKVLVGRDTRVSGHMLEGALVAGLLSIGAEVMRLGVISTPGVSYLTKAMDAEAGVMISASHNPVQDNGIKFFGGDGFKLSDEQENEIEQLMDQPVDQLPRPVGADLGTVNDYFEGGQKYLQFLKQTADEDFTGIHVALDCAHGATSSLATHLFADLDADVSTMGTSPNGLNINDGVGSTHPEALSAFVKEKGADIGLAFDGDGDRLIAVDEKGDIVDGDQIMYICARYLKGEGRLKDDTVVSTVMSNLGFYKALEKQGIKSIQTAVGDRYVVEAMKKDGYNVGGEQSGHLIFLDYNTTGDGMLSAIMLVNTLKATGKTLSELAAEMEKFPQLLVNVKVSDKYKVEENEKVKAVIQEVEKEMNGDGRILVRPSGTEPLVRVMAEAKTKELCDEYVTRITAVVKEEMGIE; translated from the coding sequence ATGGGCAAGTACTTTGGAACTGATGGTGTAAGGGGTGTGGCGAATAGCGAATTAACGCCAGAGCTCGCATTTAAAATTGGGAGATTTGGCGGCTATGTGCTCACGAAGGATAAAGAACGTCCAAAGGTACTCGTTGGACGAGACACACGTGTTTCCGGTCATATGTTAGAAGGAGCGCTCGTTGCAGGCTTACTTTCAATTGGGGCTGAAGTGATGCGTTTAGGTGTGATCTCAACACCTGGTGTGTCTTATTTAACGAAGGCAATGGATGCAGAAGCAGGTGTCATGATCTCAGCTTCTCACAACCCAGTTCAAGACAACGGAATTAAATTCTTCGGTGGTGACGGCTTTAAGCTATCAGATGAACAGGAAAATGAAATTGAGCAGCTGATGGATCAGCCGGTCGATCAATTGCCGCGCCCAGTTGGAGCGGATCTTGGAACTGTGAATGACTACTTTGAAGGTGGTCAGAAATACTTACAATTCTTGAAGCAGACAGCAGACGAGGATTTCACAGGTATTCATGTGGCGCTTGACTGTGCACATGGTGCAACATCTTCCCTAGCAACACATTTATTTGCAGATTTAGATGCTGATGTGTCCACAATGGGAACATCACCAAACGGATTGAATATCAATGATGGTGTAGGCTCAACTCATCCAGAGGCACTTTCTGCTTTTGTAAAGGAGAAGGGCGCAGATATTGGTCTTGCGTTTGATGGTGACGGTGACCGTTTAATTGCAGTCGATGAAAAAGGTGATATTGTAGACGGCGATCAAATTATGTACATATGTGCACGTTATTTGAAGGGCGAAGGCCGATTAAAGGATGACACCGTCGTGTCAACGGTCATGAGTAACCTAGGCTTCTATAAAGCGCTTGAAAAGCAAGGCATTAAGAGCATCCAAACCGCTGTTGGTGACCGCTATGTGGTTGAAGCGATGAAAAAGGATGGCTATAATGTCGGTGGTGAGCAATCAGGTCACTTGATTTTCCTTGATTACAATACGACAGGTGATGGCATGCTTTCTGCCATCATGCTGGTGAATACACTCAAAGCCACAGGAAAAACATTGTCAGAGCTTGCAGCTGAAATGGAGAAATTCCCGCAGCTTCTAGTGAATGTGAAGGTATCTGATAAATATAAAGTGGAAGAAAATGAAAAAGTAAAAGCAGTGATTCAAGAGGTTGAAAAAGAGATGAACGGTGATGGTCGTATTCTTGTTCGTCCATCTGGAACAGAGCCGCTTGTACGTGTCATGGCAGAGGCGAAAACAAAAGAGCTATGTGATGAATATGTAACTCGAATTACCGCTGTTGTGAAAGAGGAAATGGGTATCGAGTAA
- the glmS gene encoding glutamine--fructose-6-phosphate transaminase (isomerizing) has protein sequence MCGIVGYIGQNDAKEILLKGLEKLEYRGYDSAGIAVANEEGVHVFKEKGRIAELREVVDANVASSAGIGHTRWATHGVPSHLNAHPHQSASGRFTLVHNGVIENYVQLTREYLQDVTLKSDTDTEVVVQVIEQFVNRGLDTEEAFRQTLLQLKGSYAIALFDNENKETIYVAKNKSPLLVGFGEDFNVVASDAMAMLQVTNEYAELMDKEMVIVTKEEVIIKNLDGDIMTRPSYIAELDASDIEKGTYPHYMLKETDEQPLVMRKIIQEYQDENGKLSVAGDIASAVAEADRIYIVACGTSYHAGLVGKQYIEDWAKVPVEVHVASEFSYNMPLLSKKPLFIFLSQSGETADSRAVLVQVKELGHKALTVTNVPGSTLSREADFTLLLHAGPEIAVASTKAYTAQIAVLAILASVAAELNGQSLDFDLVKELGIVANAMEALVDQKDEMEQIARDYFTVTRNAFFIGRGLDYYVCLEGSLKLKEISYIQAEGFAGGELKHGTIALIEEGTPVIALATQEHVNLSIRGNVKEVVARGANPCVISLKGLEDEGDRFVLPAVHPALAPLASVVPLQLIAYYAALHRGCDVDKPRNLAKSVTVE, from the coding sequence ATGTGTGGAATCGTAGGTTATATTGGTCAGAATGATGCGAAGGAAATCTTATTAAAGGGTTTAGAGAAGCTTGAGTACCGCGGGTATGACTCAGCAGGTATCGCTGTGGCAAACGAAGAAGGCGTGCATGTGTTCAAGGAAAAAGGACGTATTGCTGAGCTTCGTGAAGTCGTAGATGCAAACGTGGCATCTTCAGCGGGAATCGGACATACACGCTGGGCAACACACGGTGTACCAAGCCATCTAAATGCACATCCGCATCAAAGTGCTTCTGGCCGTTTTACGCTTGTTCATAACGGTGTCATCGAGAACTATGTACAATTGACACGCGAATATTTACAAGACGTCACACTAAAAAGCGACACAGATACAGAGGTTGTTGTTCAAGTCATCGAACAATTTGTGAACAGAGGTCTTGATACAGAGGAAGCTTTCCGTCAAACGCTTCTTCAACTAAAAGGCTCTTACGCAATTGCTCTTTTCGATAACGAAAACAAAGAAACAATCTATGTGGCGAAAAACAAAAGCCCATTATTGGTTGGTTTCGGAGAAGATTTCAACGTTGTAGCTTCTGACGCAATGGCGATGCTTCAAGTAACAAACGAATATGCGGAATTAATGGATAAAGAAATGGTCATTGTCACAAAAGAAGAGGTTATCATCAAAAACCTTGACGGTGATATCATGACACGTCCTTCTTATATCGCTGAGCTAGATGCAAGCGACATCGAGAAAGGCACATATCCTCACTACATGTTAAAAGAAACGGATGAGCAGCCGCTTGTGATGCGCAAAATCATCCAGGAATATCAAGACGAAAACGGCAAGCTGTCAGTCGCTGGCGATATCGCAAGCGCAGTAGCAGAAGCAGACCGCATTTACATTGTGGCTTGCGGAACGAGCTACCATGCAGGACTTGTTGGTAAACAATATATTGAAGACTGGGCAAAAGTACCTGTAGAAGTCCATGTAGCAAGTGAATTCTCTTACAACATGCCTCTTCTATCGAAAAAGCCGTTGTTCATCTTCCTTTCTCAATCTGGTGAGACTGCGGACAGCCGTGCTGTACTTGTTCAAGTCAAAGAGCTTGGTCATAAAGCATTAACGGTCACAAACGTACCAGGTTCTACGCTTTCTCGTGAAGCAGACTTCACATTGCTTCTTCATGCAGGACCAGAAATCGCAGTGGCTTCAACAAAAGCCTACACAGCGCAAATTGCTGTTCTTGCGATCCTTGCATCCGTTGCAGCTGAATTAAATGGTCAATCTCTTGACTTTGACCTTGTGAAAGAGCTTGGGATTGTAGCGAACGCAATGGAAGCCCTTGTCGATCAAAAGGATGAAATGGAACAAATCGCTCGTGACTACTTCACAGTGACACGTAACGCATTCTTTATCGGAAGAGGACTTGACTACTATGTGTGCCTTGAAGGTTCACTGAAGCTAAAAGAGATCTCTTACATCCAAGCAGAAGGCTTTGCTGGCGGAGAGCTCAAACACGGTACGATTGCTTTAATTGAAGAAGGCACACCGGTCATTGCCCTTGCAACGCAAGAGCACGTGAACCTCAGCATTCGCGGTAACGTCAAAGAAGTCGTTGCACGTGGTGCAAACCCATGTGTCATCTCATTAAAAGGCCTAGAAGACGAAGGCGACCGTTTTGTCCTTCCAGCTGTACACCCAGCACTTGCACCACTTGCATCTGTTGTCCCACTACAGCTAATCGCTTACTACGCAGCCCTTCACCGCGGGTGTGATGTGGATAAACCACGTAACCTTGCGAAGAGTGTGACGGTGGAGTAG